One genomic segment of Ostrinia nubilalis chromosome 20, ilOstNubi1.1, whole genome shotgun sequence includes these proteins:
- the LOC135081688 gene encoding uncharacterized protein LOC135081688 isoform X1, with protein sequence MINSDPYVGAMIANSGITCPVPPCLQIIPERASVVYANEKYVANASAFVTRYGRNSPYYMNIIGVNKHTWGNNVTINLVLHEYLHNEYRRSFVEFHFKLCDMINSDPYVGAMVANVGITCPVPPKLQRLVNMTVPSTVNFKFKWPFKKCMAQVEFALTSTGESMAMGNFYLTFADKKFQL encoded by the exons ATGATCAACTCGGACCCATACGTGGGCGCCATGATAGCAAACTCTGGCATCACCTGCCCAGTGCCACCG TGTCTTCAAATAATCCCTGAGAGAGCAAGTGTCGTATACGCAAATGAGAAATACGTCGCCAACGCCTCCGCCTTCGTCACTCGATATGGGCGGAATAGCCCTTACTACATGAATATCATTGGTGTAAATAAACATACATGGGGCAATAACGTAACG ATAAACTTGGTGCTCCACGAGTACCTCCACAACGAGTACCGGCGCTCCTTCGTGGAGTTCCACTTCAAGCTGTGCGACATGATCAACTCGGACCCGTACGTGGGCGCCATGGTGGCCAACGTTGGGATCACTTGCCCAGTACCACCG AAATTGCAACGTTTAGTAAACATGACAGTGCCGTCGACtgtcaatttcaaattcaagtGGCCTTTCAAGAAGTGCATGGCGCAGGTGGAGTTCGCGCTCACGTCGACCGGCGAGTCGATGGCGATGGGCAACTTCTACCTCACTTTCGCTGATAAGAAGTTTCAGCtgtaa
- the LOC135081688 gene encoding uncharacterized protein LOC135081688 isoform X2: protein MKVVFVITLVVAISRCLQIIPERASVVYANEKYVANASAFVTRYGRNSPYYMNIIGVNKHTWGNNVTINLVLHEYLHNEYRRSFVEFHFKLCDMINSDPYVGAMVANVGITCPVPPKLQRLVNMTVPSTVNFKFKWPFKKCMAQVEFALTSTGESMAMGNFYLTFADKKFQL, encoded by the exons ATGAAAGTCGTTTTTGTGATCACACTCGTCGTTGCAATAAGCAGG TGTCTTCAAATAATCCCTGAGAGAGCAAGTGTCGTATACGCAAATGAGAAATACGTCGCCAACGCCTCCGCCTTCGTCACTCGATATGGGCGGAATAGCCCTTACTACATGAATATCATTGGTGTAAATAAACATACATGGGGCAATAACGTAACG ATAAACTTGGTGCTCCACGAGTACCTCCACAACGAGTACCGGCGCTCCTTCGTGGAGTTCCACTTCAAGCTGTGCGACATGATCAACTCGGACCCGTACGTGGGCGCCATGGTGGCCAACGTTGGGATCACTTGCCCAGTACCACCG AAATTGCAACGTTTAGTAAACATGACAGTGCCGTCGACtgtcaatttcaaattcaagtGGCCTTTCAAGAAGTGCATGGCGCAGGTGGAGTTCGCGCTCACGTCGACCGGCGAGTCGATGGCGATGGGCAACTTCTACCTCACTTTCGCTGATAAGAAGTTTCAGCtgtaa
- the LOC135081674 gene encoding organic cation transporter protein-like, translating to MVQTIQRIISQNFAQSKPTGKEDTLSQLIGHFGKWQFIIFAAVFLVKLSSGWVQMAILFLTPNLTFRCAELKNSSASDLLFLQKDIPILESSSISNASSLNFSSVFRNGTFEENKCYSECMKYEYDTGIFDNTIVSEWDLVCERRWLASFTQMVLQLGILIGSILFGFLSDRYGRKNTFLLSITTLIAFGFVVPFSPNYTVFTVSRFFLGMATAGTMVISFVIIMETVGPRYRELLGCLFQIPFIIGHMTVPLFAYYFRSWDTYTLALAVPPLIYLGYFFVLNESPRWLVSVGRVEEATEIVTRAAKINNRSTNKIKETLTEFSQAIQSRSDEPKPNYTELFRRSLWLKTSCCCGIWLITGVTFFGLNQYISQTSPDPFISVSAAGAIQIPSILLSIWLIKTFGRKATTIAFSCFGGLCIITLGCLPPTFVIRLTLGTLGVSCASIVATTIYIFTSEIYPTVVRNMGMGAASTAMRIGSMIAPFISNVTAVPWLPTIVFGAAPIIAGALCLLLPETKGRVLPDSIDDVDEK from the exons ATGGTCCAAACAATTCAAAGGATAATTTCGCAAAACTTTGCACAGAGCAAACCAACAGGGAAAGAAGACACTCTATCGCAGTTGATCGGCCATTTTGGAAAATGGCAGTTCATTATTTTCGCGGCTGTCTTCCTCGTCAAGCTCTCTTCAGGATGGGTTCAAATGGCGATATTATTTTTGACCCCCAACTTGACTTTCCGATGTGCAGAGTTGAAAAATTCTTCAGCATCAGATCTATTGTTTTTACAAAAGGACATTCCGATTTTGGAGTCCAGTTCAATAAGCAATGCTTCATCACTGAATTTTAGTTCCGTATTTAGGAACGGGACATTCGAAGAGAACAAATGTTATTCAGAATGTATGAAGTACGAATACGATACAGGGATATTTGACAACACCATAGTCTCGGAATGGGACTTGGTGTGCGAGCGGCGGTGGCTGGCCAGCTTCACGCAGATGGTGCTACAGTTGGGTATACTGATCGGGAGCATACTCTTCGGATTTCTATCTGACAG ATATGGCCGAAAGAACACCTTTCTCCTCTCGATTACCACACTTATTGCTTTCGGATTCGTCGTCCCCTTCTCTCCCAACTACACAGTGTTCACTGTCTCTCGCTTCTTCCTGGGCATGGCTACCGCGGGCACCATGGTCATATCCTTCGTGATCATCATGGAGACCGTCGGTCCGAGATACAGGGAGCTTTTGGGCTGTTTGTTCCAAATCCCCTTCATCATTGGGCACATGACAGTCCCACTCTTCGCATACTACTTCAGGAGTTGGGACACATACACGTTGGCACTGGCTGTGCCTCCTCTGATATATCTGGGGTATTTCTTCGTGCTGAACGAGTCTCCAAGATGGCTCGTCAGTGTAGGCAGGGTTGAAGAAGCGACGGAGATTGTGACGAGAGCAGCTAAGAT AAACAACCGTTCCACCAACAAGATAAAGGAAACTCTAACGGAGTTCTCCCAAGCCATCCAGTCGCGATCAGACGAGCCAAAGCCGAACTACACGGAATTGTTCCGGCGCTCTCTATGGCTCAAGACGTCTTGCTGCTGCGGTATCTGGCTCATCACTGGGGTGACCTTCTTCGGACTGAACCAGTACATCAGCCAAACCAGCCCAGACCCGTTCATCAGCGTCTCTGCTGCCGGGGCCATACAG ATCCCCTCCATTCTCCTCTCTATCTGGCTCATCAAGACCTTCGGGCGGAAAGCGACGACGATCGCCTTCTCCTGCTTCGGCGGTCTTTGCATCATCACCCTGGGCTGCCTGCCACCCACCTTCGTCATCAGACTGACCCTCGGGACCTTGGGCGTCAGCTGCGCCTCTATAGTCGCCACCACCATCTACATCTTCACTTCAGAGATATACCCGACTGTGGTTCGGAATATGGGCATGGGGGCTGCCTCCACTGCCATGAGGATAGGCTCAATGATTGCTCCTTTCATCTCCAACGTCACCGCCGTCCCTTGGCTGCCGACGATCGTGTTTGGCGCAGCCCCGATTATTGCTGGTGCCCTTTGTTTGCTACTGCCAGAAACTAAAGGCAGGGTTTTGCCGGACAGCATTGATGACGTTGATGAGAAGTAA